ATCGTACTGATCGTGACCCAGTGGGTACACTGCTGATTACGGATCAGCTGGCGTGCCGCCTCGCGATTCCATCTCGTCATAATCACCATTGTATTTCCGCTGTAAATCGGCATGTGCATGCTATGAACCATTCCTGTTACATGAAAGAAAGGCAATGTCGCAAGAGACCTTGAATTCATCGTGGCCCGCGCCCAGTAAAAGGCACCGATGATATTTGCCTGTACCGTACGGTTTGTATGCATACACCCTTTTGGCAGTCCTGTTGTACCAGATGTATAAGGCAGAACCGCTAAGTCATCTGCATAAATCATCGAATCTTTAGGTTCGGACCTAAGCTTCAGTGCATCCGCCCACACATGGAAATGAGGGTCCGCAAACGCTTCTCTCCCAGCCGCTGCTTCTTGTGGTAAATATTCATCCATGTCTTTTCCTTTATAGTCCGAATAGGCGGCAGCCAATATATTTTCCAATGTAGTCGTTTCTACAAGCGGTCCTACGACATCCTTGAATTCCTGGCCGATAATTGCATTGCGGATCGCACAGTCCTTAATGTAGAACTCAAGCTCGTTCGTTTTCAGCATGGGATTGATCGGGACGACTACTCCTCCTGCCCGTAAAATGGCATAGTAGCCAATAATGAATTGAGGCGAGTTTTGCATGAATAATAAGATTTTCTCGCCTTTCGTAACTTCTAAGTATTGCTGCAGATAGCCCGCCATATATTCGACTTCTTCTAAAAGTTCACGGTATGTTATTGTATGACCATAATAATAAATTGCTTGGTGATTGGGATATCGCGCTGCGGAAACTTTAAGATTATCGTAAATCGAAGTTTCCGGAACTGTGATTGATTTCGTAAGCTTCGGCCAAAACTCGTAATGCTTAGTTTGCATGGACACCTCTCCTTTTCTAGCGGCTTTGTATAACTCTCCCTGTTAATTCCGCTCGCTTTTTCGCGGACGAACGGTCAAGCCTTCTCGTGAACCCAATGGTGCGGAGGCTCGACCGTACGTTTATTTAGCAGTAGTCTCGCAGAAAGCCAGAACTGTAAGCGCTGTCATAAATGCCGGTACTTTTTGCCTAAGTAATCAGCCACCCGCCATCTACCAATAAATCCGACCCAGTCATATATGAAGCTTCCTTGGAGGCGGCGAAGGTAATTACGCGGGCAATTTCTTCTGGTTTTCCTACCCGACTTAATGCCGTGTTTCGCTGGATCGCTTCTTCAAAACGCTTATTTTTCAAACCTTCTTCAGTTAACGGCGTTTCTGCAAAACCTGGTGAAACAGAATTCACGCGAATTCCATAAGGAGCGAATTCAAGAGCCAGTGAGCGGGAAAAATTAATGACTGCCGCTTTTGATGAGCTGTAATGCGGGATTTTGGCTCCCGCTTTATGGCCTGATAAAGACGCCACGTTAACAATGGCTCGATCTGTTGTTTCTTCTCCATTCATCATCAGTCGGCCAAGCGTCTTCGATACGAGAAAAACACTTTTCAAATTCGTATTTTGGATCCGGTCCCACTCGGAGTCTTCCATGTCCATAATCGAAGACTTGCCCGAAGTGCCCGCATTGTTGACCAGCACATGGAGATCGCCAAAAGTTTGCTGAATGAATTGGGCGAGGCTTTTCACATCCTCTTCCTTTGTTACATCTGCCTGAAAACTGACAGCTGCCGGCTGGCCTAATCCTTCATTGATCTCGTCTGCTGCCTGATCAATTTTCGATTTTGTCCGGCCCGCCAACACAACTTTCGCTCCATCTTCAGCTAGCTGAACGGCTGTCTGTTTTCCGATCCCGCTGCCGGCACCAGTGACGACAGCTACCATATTGTCAAATCTGCTCAAGATTATGCCCGCCTTTCTATAATTAATTAGGAACTAAGTGGCTTTCTAAAACTTCCCTCAGCTCCAAAGAAATAGGTTCACTCTTCTGCTCCTCATAATTAAAATTGACGATGACCGCATCTGCTTCAGCGATCAGATCTCCGGTATCCTCGGCCGTAATGCTGTGGCCAAAACTGAAGCTCTTATTTCCAATTCGGGATACCCAGGTGGAAATCTTTAAAGACTGACCGTAATAAGCCTGATTCACATAATCACACTTTGTGGAAGCAAGAATGAACCGACCAAATGAGTTTAATGGTTTAGGAATTCTTTCTTCAAAAAACTTCCCACGCGCTTCTTCTAAGTAGATGAAATAACTCGTATTATTTACATGGCCGGCCATATCAGTTTCACAATATCTGACTCTGACATTTGCTTCATGAATCAATATTTTCACATCCATTCTAACCGGTTAGTATGTTAACAGTTGAATCCTCCAGCGATGGAGGCAGTTTCCTTATTTTTTCTTATTGATTCCGTTTAAAATCATTTCGAGATAGATGTTTGCCAGTTCCTCTTCAGTAACTTCTCCATCAGGATCGAACCAATAATAGCTCCAGTTCGTGATTCCAAGAATACCTCGAGTAACCATATCAGAGTTGAGACCTTCCTCAAATTCGCCTTTATGGATGCCTTCTTCCACGAGAGTCTGCAGGTTTTTGCGGAACTGGTCTCGTTTTTGAACGTTTTGGTCCAAATATCCCGGGCCGAGGTTGCGCATTTCTCTAAAGAAAATACGGGCACTCTTTCTCCGGCCTTTAATACTTGTTAAGACCATATAGATCATCTCCCGCAGCTTTTCCTTGGTGTCTTTAGAAGCATCCTGCAATATTTCATCCTGATTTTTTAATAAGAATTCAATAAAATTGAGATGTATATCAGTCAGCAATTCTTGTTTGTTTTTAAAATAATAGTAAAAGGTCCCTTTAGTAACACCGAGTTCATCTACGATTTCCTGGATCGATGTCTCTGTAAATCCTTTTTTATCAAATAGGTGAATACTCGTATCCATTATCTTTTGTTTCATAGTACATTGTCCTCTCATTTAGGGATGATATAACATTATAACATTCCTAAACTCTCAAAAAGCGGGAGATTTTACTCACGTTCGACAATCATCGCTATTCCCTGCCCGCCGCCAATACAAGCAGTGATCAAAGCATACCTTCCTTCACGGCGCTTAAGCTCATAGACCGCTTTTGTCGCAAGTATGGCACCTGTCGCTCCGAGTGGATGACCGTGGGCAATCGCTCCACCGTTTACATTTACTTTTTCCATATCCAAATTCAGCTCTTTATCACAGGCAAGCACCTGGGCGGCAAAAGCTTCGTTGATTTCGATAATATCCATTTCATCAAGGGTTAAGCCGGTTTGCTGTAACACTTTATGTGTCGCCGGCACAGGGCCGATTCCCATAATATGAGGATCTACACCGGCTACGGTACAGGCAAGGACCTTCGCTAAAGGAGTCACGCCTGTTTTTTCAGCTTTTTCTCTCGACATTAATGTCAGAGCTGAAGCTGCATCATTTAAACCAGAGCTGTTTGCGGCAGTTACACTTCCTCCTTCTCTAAAAGCCGGACGAAGCTTTGCCATCCCTTCGATCGTAGACTGCGGTCTTGGATGTTCATCAGTCTTAAACTCGAACGGCTCTCCTTTTCGAACAGGAATGGAAAGCGGCACAATCTGGTCATCGAACCGTCCTTCGTTCATCGCCTGAGCCATTCTTTCCTGGCTGCGCTGCGCAAATTCATCCTGTGCTTCTCTTGCAATCTCGTATTTTTCCACTAAATTTTCCGCTGTAATCCCCATGGGTGGATCACCGATTTCTGAAGGAGAAAGCTGAGATTTTCTAAACGACGGCGGTACAGGGCTGTATGGACGCTCCGGCCGGTCCATTAAATAAGGCGCTCGGCTCATGCTTTCCGTTCCTCCTGCTACGTACACATCCCCCTGGCCGGCCTTGATAGCCTGGGCTGCCAGGTGAATCGCATTCAGTCCTGATCCGCACTGGCGGTCGACGGTCAAACCTGGAAGATTAATAGAAAGACCTGTCTGCAGTGCTGAAAGCCGGGCAATATTTCCACCTCCGCTTAACACATTTCCCATAATTACATCTTCAATTTCTTTCGGGTCTACACCTGCCCGCTTCACTGATTCTTTAATAACCTCGGCTCCTAACACATGTGCCGGCACCTGTGCTAAAGCTCCTCCCTGCCTGCCAATTGCTGTTCGTACGGCCGAAACGATCACTGCTTCTCGCTCTCTCATTCTTTCACTCCTTTGCTTTACATCGCATGGGTGCCGCCATCAACAATGATGACATCACCGGTAATATGGTCGGAGGCGCGTGAACTTAAAAAGATGGCTGTTCCTTTTAAATCATCCTCTCCTCCGAACTTCCTTAATGGGGTCCCCTGCAGGAATGAATCCTCCCCTTCTTCCATCAGGACTTTAGACATTTTGGTAGGGAAAAAGCCTGGTGCAATCGCATTTACACAAATACCGCGCGGTCCCCATTTCACGGCCAGATCCTTTGTAAAAGTAAGGACTGCACCTTTGCTTGAGTTATAGCCTATCGTATCCATAAGCTTAGGATCAGAGCCTTTAAGCCCTGCCACCGAAGCAATATTAATTATTTTTCCTGAACCCTGCTTTAGCATCACTTTTCCAGCGATTTGGGACATAAGAAACGTTCCAGTTACGTTTACGTTAAAAACTTTCTGCCAGGCTTCAAGCGGCATTTCCTCTACAGGAGCGCCCCAGGTAGCACCGCTGTTATTGACTAAAATATCGATCCGGCCAAAATGTTCAACCGTCTGATCGACGACTCTCTGAATATCCTCCCGTTTCGTCACATCACATTCAAAAGCGAGGGAATCGACTCCGAGCTCCTTTAACTGGTCGCTCACTTCCTGGCAGGGCTGTAGTTTTCTCGAGCAGACGACGACATGGGCACCGGACTCGGCAAATCCTTTGGCAATCTGCTCGCCAAGCCCCCGGCCGCCTCCTGTAACGATCGCGACTTTACCTGTTAAATCAAACAGTTCTTTAGCGTGCATAGGAGCTCCTCCTGTTAGGCGTTTTCTTCAGTTCGTGCTTAGCTACCGCCCGGCGGTGTACTTCATCCGGCCCGTCTGCGAGCCTGAGTGTTCGAATGTTCGCCCAATTGGCGGCTAAAGGTGTGTCATTGCTTACACCGGCTGCCCCAAAG
This window of the Halobacillus sp. Marseille-Q1614 genome carries:
- a CDS encoding acyl-CoA thioesterase, with protein sequence MKILIHEANVRVRYCETDMAGHVNNTSYFIYLEEARGKFFEERIPKPLNSFGRFILASTKCDYVNQAYYGQSLKISTWVSRIGNKSFSFGHSITAEDTGDLIAEADAVIVNFNYEEQKSEPISLELREVLESHLVPN
- a CDS encoding TetR/AcrR family transcriptional regulator — encoded protein: MKQKIMDTSIHLFDKKGFTETSIQEIVDELGVTKGTFYYYFKNKQELLTDIHLNFIEFLLKNQDEILQDASKDTKEKLREMIYMVLTSIKGRRKSARIFFREMRNLGPGYLDQNVQKRDQFRKNLQTLVEEGIHKGEFEEGLNSDMVTRGILGITNWSYYWFDPDGEVTEEELANIYLEMILNGINKKK
- a CDS encoding long-chain fatty acid--CoA ligase, which translates into the protein MQTKHYEFWPKLTKSITVPETSIYDNLKVSAARYPNHQAIYYYGHTITYRELLEEVEYMAGYLQQYLEVTKGEKILLFMQNSPQFIIGYYAILRAGGVVVPINPMLKTNELEFYIKDCAIRNAIIGQEFKDVVGPLVETTTLENILAAAYSDYKGKDMDEYLPQEAAAGREAFADPHFHVWADALKLRSEPKDSMIYADDLAVLPYTSGTTGLPKGCMHTNRTVQANIIGAFYWARATMNSRSLATLPFFHVTGMVHSMHMPIYSGNTMVIMTRWNREAARQLIRNQQCTHWVTISTMLVDFLANPEVKAEDLSSLTAISGGGAAFPKALGEKLYKLTGLEFVEGYGLSETIAQTHFNPPDRPKLQCLGIPSFDVDARIIDPATNEEVKTGELGEIVVNGPQVMVGYYNREDENEHSFIDIEGKSFFRTGDIGRVDEEGYFFIVDRVKRMINASGYNVWPTEVETALYDHPAVQQACVVGVPDPRKGENIKAFVILNADYEGQITEEEIKEWSKEKMAAYKYPRIIEFKKEFPKTSSGKILWRKLQEEEREKVEDS
- a CDS encoding SDR family NAD(P)-dependent oxidoreductase, with the protein product MVAVVTGAGSGIGKQTAVQLAEDGAKVVLAGRTKSKIDQAADEINEGLGQPAAVSFQADVTKEEDVKSLAQFIQQTFGDLHVLVNNAGTSGKSSIMDMEDSEWDRIQNTNLKSVFLVSKTLGRLMMNGEETTDRAIVNVASLSGHKAGAKIPHYSSSKAAVINFSRSLALEFAPYGIRVNSVSPGFAETPLTEEGLKNKRFEEAIQRNTALSRVGKPEEIARVITFAASKEASYMTGSDLLVDGGWLIT
- a CDS encoding SDR family oxidoreductase; this translates as MHAKELFDLTGKVAIVTGGGRGLGEQIAKGFAESGAHVVVCSRKLQPCQEVSDQLKELGVDSLAFECDVTKREDIQRVVDQTVEHFGRIDILVNNSGATWGAPVEEMPLEAWQKVFNVNVTGTFLMSQIAGKVMLKQGSGKIINIASVAGLKGSDPKLMDTIGYNSSKGAVLTFTKDLAVKWGPRGICVNAIAPGFFPTKMSKVLMEEGEDSFLQGTPLRKFGGEDDLKGTAIFLSSRASDHITGDVIIVDGGTHAM
- a CDS encoding thiolase family protein, coding for MREREAVIVSAVRTAIGRQGGALAQVPAHVLGAEVIKESVKRAGVDPKEIEDVIMGNVLSGGGNIARLSALQTGLSINLPGLTVDRQCGSGLNAIHLAAQAIKAGQGDVYVAGGTESMSRAPYLMDRPERPYSPVPPSFRKSQLSPSEIGDPPMGITAENLVEKYEIAREAQDEFAQRSQERMAQAMNEGRFDDQIVPLSIPVRKGEPFEFKTDEHPRPQSTIEGMAKLRPAFREGGSVTAANSSGLNDAASALTLMSREKAEKTGVTPLAKVLACTVAGVDPHIMGIGPVPATHKVLQQTGLTLDEMDIIEINEAFAAQVLACDKELNLDMEKVNVNGGAIAHGHPLGATGAILATKAVYELKRREGRYALITACIGGGQGIAMIVERE